A single genomic interval of uncultured Pseudodesulfovibrio sp. harbors:
- a CDS encoding 2-amino-3,7-dideoxy-D-threo-hept-6-ulosonate synthase, with amino-acid sequence MHLGKAIRMERIMNRNNGRTIVVPLDHGVTVGPIYGLIDLRETVNQVAEGGANAMLMHKGIPRCSHRAGGKDIGLIIHLSASTSLSPHPNAKSLVGTVSDALKIGADAVSVHINLGDETEPHMLADLGALCSEANEWGMPVLAMMYARGPKIENEYDPGVVAHCARVGVELGADIVKVNYTGDPESFSRVVDGCCVPVVIAGGPKLESERDLVQMVYDSIQAGGSGLSVGRNIFQHPAPAKIVGALNKVVHENWDVDKAMELL; translated from the coding sequence ATGCATCTGGGTAAAGCCATCCGAATGGAAAGAATCATGAACAGAAACAATGGGCGCACCATCGTGGTCCCACTTGACCACGGCGTCACGGTCGGGCCTATTTACGGTCTGATTGACCTGCGCGAAACAGTCAATCAGGTCGCGGAAGGCGGAGCCAATGCCATGCTCATGCACAAAGGGATTCCCCGTTGCTCCCACCGTGCAGGCGGCAAGGATATCGGCCTCATTATCCATCTGTCCGCGTCCACCTCCCTTTCCCCGCACCCCAATGCGAAATCACTGGTCGGAACAGTCAGTGACGCTCTCAAAATAGGCGCTGATGCTGTTTCGGTTCACATCAACCTCGGAGATGAGACGGAACCGCACATGCTCGCCGATCTGGGTGCACTTTGTTCCGAGGCAAATGAATGGGGCATGCCGGTACTCGCCATGATGTACGCACGTGGACCGAAAATCGAGAACGAATATGATCCGGGTGTAGTGGCCCACTGCGCCCGCGTCGGCGTGGAGCTCGGAGCCGATATCGTCAAGGTAAACTACACAGGCGACCCGGAATCATTCTCCCGCGTGGTGGACGGCTGCTGTGTTCCGGTCGTTATTGCAGGCGGCCCCAAGCTCGAAAGCGAGCGAGACCTCGTCCAGATGGTCTACGACTCCATTCAGGCGGGCGGCTCCGGCCTGTCAGTAGGACGTAACATATTCCAGCACCCGGCCCCGGCCAAAATAGTGGGCGCACTCAACAAGGTAGTCCATGAAAACTGGGACGTGGATAAAGCGATGGAGCTTCTGTAA
- a CDS encoding Hpt domain-containing protein, whose amino-acid sequence MTGTPIVERIDPELEELMERFFINSRADLAEMESSLESGDFETLSRLGHTAKGTGYGYGLLGMGEIGKELEQTAKSGDIAASRILVERMSHYLDNVRVEYGE is encoded by the coding sequence ATGACTGGTACTCCTATCGTTGAACGCATTGATCCTGAACTGGAAGAATTGATGGAGCGTTTTTTTATCAATTCGCGGGCCGATCTTGCGGAGATGGAATCATCGCTTGAGTCAGGCGATTTTGAGACGTTGTCCCGTCTTGGGCATACGGCCAAAGGAACCGGGTACGGTTATGGCTTGCTGGGGATGGGGGAAATAGGCAAGGAACTTGAGCAGACAGCCAAGTCCGGGGATATCGCGGCGAGTCGTATCTTGGTCGAGCGAATGAGCCACTATCTCGATAATGTGCGGGTGGAATACGGGGAATGA
- a CDS encoding murein transglycosylase domain-containing protein — protein sequence MKRLIFFTFTLLILGSCSRYDAARIARAAVTRDPAAAAEALARDKAIGYASNPAALAGDIKQFKKTIEDFIDAVQSVWGKKETRVPRPKQYVKYTDNYLSRADVDFDRGIITVETLAQDNTLASLKNAIVTTLLTPADPRAVDLFSAKTVKLGEIPFLLGEVKDTENKDIRWAWRAERFADHLISSRLKSRRIQGKTASYVSFPMVRDHLDVRARKYRTLVENAATRFNISRNLVYAIMKVESDFNPFAVSSAMAVGLMQVVPATAGSDVYRLLNGKKGAPSRDDLFHPPTNITYGSAYLHLLDARFLSAITNPVSREYCIIAGYNGGAGNVLKTFSRNRKNAPAKINALTPDKVYRKLRAELPYAETRRYLGKVLEAKKHFVNF from the coding sequence TTGAAACGGCTAATATTTTTTACTTTTACCTTGCTCATCCTCGGTTCGTGCTCCCGATACGACGCCGCCCGCATAGCTCGCGCCGCAGTGACACGCGATCCCGCAGCCGCAGCCGAAGCCCTCGCCCGAGACAAAGCCATCGGATATGCGTCCAACCCCGCAGCCCTTGCAGGTGATATCAAACAATTCAAAAAAACCATTGAGGATTTCATTGATGCGGTTCAGTCCGTCTGGGGAAAAAAGGAAACCCGCGTCCCTCGCCCCAAGCAATACGTCAAATATACCGACAACTACCTTTCCAGAGCCGATGTGGACTTTGATCGCGGCATCATAACCGTGGAAACCCTTGCACAGGACAACACGCTCGCCAGCCTGAAAAACGCCATTGTGACCACCCTGCTCACCCCGGCCGATCCGCGTGCCGTGGACCTCTTCTCAGCCAAAACCGTCAAGCTCGGCGAAATTCCTTTCCTCCTTGGTGAGGTCAAGGACACCGAGAACAAGGATATCCGCTGGGCATGGCGTGCCGAACGTTTTGCCGACCACCTCATAAGCTCGCGACTCAAAAGCCGTCGCATCCAAGGAAAAACAGCCAGTTATGTAAGCTTTCCCATGGTTCGGGATCATCTCGACGTCCGTGCCCGCAAGTACAGAACGCTTGTAGAAAACGCTGCCACACGCTTCAACATCAGCAGAAATCTCGTTTATGCCATCATGAAAGTCGAATCCGATTTCAACCCGTTTGCCGTGAGTAGCGCCATGGCGGTCGGTCTCATGCAGGTTGTTCCCGCAACAGCAGGCAGCGATGTCTATCGCCTTCTGAACGGCAAGAAAGGTGCTCCATCACGCGACGACCTCTTTCATCCGCCGACCAACATCACTTATGGTTCCGCCTACCTGCACCTTCTTGACGCCCGTTTTCTCAGCGCCATAACCAACCCGGTTTCACGAGAATACTGCATCATCGCAGGCTACAACGGAGGAGCCGGAAACGTACTCAAGACCTTCAGCCGAAATCGAAAGAATGCGCCCGCGAAAATCAACGCACTGACGCCAGACAAAGTCTACAGGAAACTCCGCGCCGAGTTGCCCTACGCTGAAACACGCCGCTACCTTGGCAAGGTTCTTGAAGCCAAAAAGCACTTCGTCAATTTCTAA
- a CDS encoding radical SAM/SPASM domain-containing protein, with protein sequence MKFLHNIKKLNVLGNQVYAANSVGEVDSFPSTMTIHISNRCNLRCKMCAEWRKKDETDLSLDIIEKLKDVLPFMNSIYVTGGEPLLYPHLDELFKAAKEAGCGLSMVTNGTLLNDENIERIFTHGLFRLKFSLDAATQSTYSKIRGGNLEKPLQAIEKIAKIKEMNGLDWPIIEVGYVAMKSNIDELGKFIILANKIGVNEIYVSYAVAHFEEMVPESLFFMKEHSDKQMVMAKAIADSCGMRINLPRPFSYQPLSGRSAKSVEDTVCKAPWESMFLWANGNVSLCCGNGGDTGNLTDMDFDEMWNCKSRVAARKLVNSKNPPAACRNCVTSKQNPNMIGSLFSSAATRKMAEELLKEREYVESIDRLEEKIPA encoded by the coding sequence ATGAAGTTTTTGCATAATATCAAGAAACTGAACGTGTTGGGTAATCAGGTCTATGCGGCGAATAGCGTCGGAGAAGTGGATAGTTTTCCGAGTACCATGACCATCCATATTTCCAATCGGTGCAATCTTCGATGTAAGATGTGTGCGGAGTGGCGTAAAAAGGACGAGACCGATCTCTCTTTGGATATTATCGAGAAACTGAAAGATGTCCTGCCGTTCATGAATTCAATTTATGTAACAGGTGGGGAACCGCTGCTATATCCTCATCTTGACGAACTCTTTAAGGCTGCCAAGGAAGCTGGGTGTGGTCTGAGTATGGTCACCAACGGAACGCTTCTGAATGATGAGAATATTGAAAGGATATTCACTCATGGCCTGTTTCGTCTGAAATTCAGCCTCGATGCCGCTACGCAATCCACATATTCCAAAATTCGTGGAGGCAATCTTGAAAAGCCGTTACAGGCAATTGAAAAGATAGCTAAAATCAAGGAAATGAATGGGCTTGATTGGCCGATTATCGAAGTCGGGTATGTTGCAATGAAGTCCAATATTGATGAGTTGGGCAAGTTTATCATTTTGGCGAATAAAATAGGTGTTAATGAAATTTACGTTTCATACGCAGTCGCGCACTTCGAAGAAATGGTACCGGAATCGTTGTTTTTCATGAAAGAGCACTCCGATAAACAGATGGTCATGGCCAAGGCTATCGCCGACTCTTGTGGTATGCGAATCAATTTACCTCGTCCGTTCAGTTATCAGCCGTTGTCGGGGCGCAGCGCGAAGAGTGTGGAAGATACTGTTTGCAAGGCTCCTTGGGAAAGTATGTTTCTTTGGGCTAATGGTAATGTCAGCTTATGCTGCGGTAATGGCGGTGACACTGGTAATCTTACGGATATGGATTTCGATGAAATGTGGAATTGCAAGAGTCGAGTCGCAGCCAGAAAGCTTGTGAACAGCAAGAATCCTCCTGCTGCGTGTCGAAATTGCGTTACCAGCAAACAGAATCCCAATATGATTGGAAGTCTTTTTTCTTCTGCTGCCACACGCAAGATGGCTGAGGAGTTGTTGAAGGAAAGGGAATACGTTGAGTCCATAGACCGCTTGGAAGAAAAGATTCCGGCTTGA
- a CDS encoding glycosyltransferase family 9 protein, with protein sequence MNVLIINLTRFGDLIQTQPVISGYKSLGHRVGLVCLTNFASAATLLDGVDAVFPFPGPKLLAQLDKDWRLAINDATAFKHDVLEQFQPDRTVNLTPSIASRLMTRELAPESGDVVGFSVDEFGFNADTSSWAAYLQMAGGNRGASPFNICDIFRRTAGLQDEGNSLELARPGDEDMTRADELLRLDEFPGASGFIALQMGASEERRRWPVSHFVEAADMVWEQDKLVPVLLGTKGESALGERFENLVHCPSVNVMGATSLTELAGVLCRCEALVTNDTGTMHLAAGLGVPSCSVFLATAQPWDTGPYRAGNICLEPDMNCHPCGFGTECPHDHACRESISSEAMCGYLHYLLKGEVSEPFPGTRAWLTRSGSDGLMELEALSGHDASDRALWIAVQRTHYLRFLDGEPAGPKTGLAEKISAEVAEDISKTLTSAHDMLFLLSQQGLLLARNPRPQAKKKFLVSWQRIQNLLASNQYLNMLGLLWMFESQRHENDLASLLGLTERFQGLFSSLRDELV encoded by the coding sequence GTGAACGTTCTGATAATCAACCTGACCCGGTTTGGTGACTTGATTCAGACGCAGCCCGTGATTTCGGGCTACAAGAGTCTGGGACATCGAGTGGGGCTTGTCTGCCTGACCAATTTTGCTTCCGCGGCCACGCTGCTTGACGGTGTGGATGCGGTATTTCCTTTTCCCGGTCCCAAGCTGCTTGCCCAGCTGGACAAGGACTGGCGGCTCGCAATCAATGATGCCACGGCCTTCAAGCATGACGTGCTTGAACAGTTTCAGCCGGACAGGACGGTCAATCTGACGCCGTCTATCGCCTCGCGTCTGATGACGCGCGAGCTGGCACCCGAGAGCGGTGATGTGGTTGGTTTCAGTGTGGATGAATTCGGTTTCAACGCAGACACTTCGTCGTGGGCCGCGTATCTTCAGATGGCTGGCGGCAATCGCGGGGCAAGCCCCTTCAACATCTGTGACATATTTCGTCGGACAGCGGGCTTGCAGGACGAGGGAAACTCACTGGAGTTGGCTCGCCCCGGTGATGAAGATATGACGCGGGCGGATGAACTGCTGCGCTTGGATGAATTTCCCGGGGCAAGCGGCTTCATCGCATTGCAGATGGGTGCGAGTGAAGAGCGCCGCCGCTGGCCCGTCAGTCATTTCGTTGAAGCCGCAGACATGGTTTGGGAGCAGGATAAGCTGGTTCCCGTCCTGCTGGGCACCAAAGGGGAAAGTGCGCTGGGTGAACGTTTCGAAAATCTGGTACACTGTCCGTCCGTCAATGTGATGGGAGCCACCTCGCTGACGGAGTTGGCCGGGGTTTTGTGCCGATGCGAGGCATTGGTGACCAACGATACAGGGACAATGCATCTTGCTGCCGGACTTGGCGTTCCGAGTTGTTCCGTCTTCCTTGCCACTGCCCAGCCATGGGATACCGGACCGTATCGTGCGGGAAACATTTGTCTTGAGCCGGATATGAATTGCCATCCTTGCGGTTTCGGGACTGAATGCCCTCATGATCACGCCTGTCGCGAGTCCATTTCGTCCGAAGCCATGTGCGGTTATCTTCATTATCTCTTGAAGGGTGAGGTCTCTGAACCGTTCCCCGGAACGCGTGCATGGCTTACACGGTCCGGGAGTGATGGGTTGATGGAACTTGAGGCTCTTTCCGGGCATGATGCTTCCGATCGTGCGCTTTGGATAGCCGTTCAGCGAACGCATTATTTGCGTTTTCTCGACGGCGAACCCGCTGGTCCCAAGACGGGGTTGGCGGAGAAAATCAGTGCCGAAGTCGCTGAAGACATATCCAAAACTTTGACAAGCGCGCATGACATGCTGTTCCTTCTTTCCCAGCAAGGTCTGCTGCTTGCCAGGAATCCCCGTCCGCAGGCCAAGAAAAAATTTCTTGTTTCATGGCAGCGCATTCAAAATCTTCTGGCCTCAAATCAGTATCTTAACATGCTGGGATTGTTGTGGATGTTTGAGTCTCAGCGTCATGAAAACGATCTTGCTTCCCTGCTCGGTCTGACAGAGCGGTTTCAGGGGCTTTTCTCCTCGTTACGGGATGAGCTTGTATAG
- a CDS encoding putative nucleotidyltransferase substrate binding domain-containing protein — translation MSSQKADKRSVGTGVNGEVDVPDGLDRELLEMARHGKLAGIRRTRLDLVQDWLDKGYSAEKTCKRLSAYNHSVILAVLEAHAEEYPWLRECTFMEFGSGGRGEQVIGSDQDNGLLMRVSPEPDELDDVTQSIVIALDGAGLSLCEGGVMVSNEEWRGDFDTWLDRLTKWLSNPAEKGSWQSGLILDFKAVFGAPRDVLLLRERLWEYVRTKPIAVSLLIQELTDYRLPLTFFGAFITEKQGSWQGFLNIKNSVLAHLTNSARILALKYNLAPSNTCDRIRVMAEAGHISATHGEQLLAAWEYLQRKRLEIGLACDREGILPHNYVNPTMLESEERARLKKAVQAVEKLVRLVQAGTGL, via the coding sequence TTGAGCAGCCAGAAGGCAGATAAACGGTCTGTGGGTACCGGGGTGAACGGTGAAGTTGACGTGCCGGATGGTCTGGACCGTGAACTGCTTGAAATGGCGCGCCATGGAAAATTGGCCGGTATTCGGCGAACCCGGCTCGATCTGGTGCAGGACTGGCTCGACAAGGGGTATTCCGCTGAGAAAACGTGCAAACGTCTTTCCGCTTACAATCATTCTGTCATTCTTGCCGTGCTGGAAGCCCATGCCGAGGAGTATCCGTGGCTGCGCGAGTGTACGTTCATGGAATTCGGCTCCGGCGGACGCGGGGAGCAGGTCATCGGTTCCGATCAGGACAATGGACTTCTCATGCGGGTGAGCCCGGAACCGGATGAGCTGGATGATGTTACGCAGTCCATCGTCATTGCGCTTGACGGTGCCGGATTGTCCCTGTGTGAAGGCGGGGTCATGGTCAGCAACGAGGAGTGGCGTGGTGATTTTGATACATGGTTGGACCGGCTGACCAAGTGGCTTTCCAATCCGGCGGAAAAAGGTTCATGGCAGTCCGGCCTCATCCTTGACTTCAAGGCCGTCTTCGGTGCCCCACGTGATGTGCTTTTGCTTCGGGAGCGGCTGTGGGAGTATGTGCGGACCAAGCCTATTGCGGTATCCCTGCTCATTCAGGAATTGACGGACTATCGGTTGCCACTTACTTTTTTCGGCGCATTCATTACAGAGAAACAAGGTTCGTGGCAGGGCTTTTTGAATATCAAGAACAGTGTGCTGGCCCATTTGACCAACAGCGCCCGGATTCTTGCGCTCAAGTACAATCTTGCGCCGTCCAATACCTGCGACAGGATTCGTGTCATGGCCGAGGCCGGACACATTTCGGCAACGCATGGTGAACAACTGCTTGCGGCGTGGGAATACCTGCAACGCAAGCGGCTTGAAATCGGACTGGCCTGTGACCGCGAGGGAATTCTGCCGCATAACTACGTCAACCCGACGATGCTTGAAAGCGAAGAGCGGGCGCGGCTCAAGAAGGCGGTGCAGGCCGTGGAAAAACTGGTGCGTCTGGTGCAGGCCGGAACCGGGCTGTGA
- a CDS encoding sodium/substrate symporter small subunit, whose protein sequence is MDQIETIRKRQLAFALSVGIPYFAFVIGIFLVVYLAKEAITDIILMGFPLHYWLVAIAIYPITWVLFIWYVGKANAMEDEIAAKVGGE, encoded by the coding sequence ATGGATCAAATCGAAACAATCCGCAAAAGGCAGCTAGCTTTTGCACTGAGCGTCGGCATTCCCTATTTTGCCTTCGTCATCGGCATCTTTCTGGTCGTATATCTTGCGAAAGAAGCGATCACAGACATTATCCTCATGGGCTTTCCGCTGCACTACTGGCTCGTTGCCATCGCCATCTACCCCATCACATGGGTGTTATTCATCTGGTACGTGGGCAAAGCCAACGCCATGGAAGACGAAATAGCCGCCAAGGTCGGAGGAGAATAA